From the genome of Croceibacterium atlanticum:
ATCAGCTTCTTCGCGGCATCCTTCAGCCCCATCGCCCGGATGCTTTCCGGCCTCGGGCCGACCCAGATCAGCCCGGAATCCAGCACGCTCTGCGCGAAATCCGCATTTTCCGACAGGAAGCCATATCCCGGATGGATCGCTTCCGCTCCGGTCTGTTTCGCGGCGGCCACGATCCGTTCGCCCACGAGATAGCTTTCAGCCGCGGGGGAGGGGCCGATATGCACGGCCTCATCCGCCTGCCTAACATGCAGCGCCGTGGCATCGGCATCGGAATAGACCGCAATCGTGCGGATCCCCATCGCCCGCGCAGTGCGGATGATGCGGCAGGCGATCTCGCCGCGATTGGCGATGAGCAGAGATCGTATCATGTGCAACTGGTTAGCCGAGAAGAGTGGAAAGGCAAAGGCTGCCTTCGCTCAGAAATCATCGGGCAGGGGCGTCATCGGGATTGGTGCAACGGGGCCTGCCATGCGCACGGCGACGAGTATTTCGCCCCGCGTCCAGCGCGGCATCTGTTCCGGCTCGGGCGGTTTGCGCAGCGCTTCGCGGAAGGCGCGGGCGACATGGCGCAGCTTGGCCGTTTTTGAAATATGCACGCGATGGTCCCACGCGGCGGCGCCCCGTGCGCGCACTTCGCGCCCGATCGCGCCATAGATATTGGCGGCGGACAGGATCGCCCAGCGCTGGCGAAAGCCGAGCCGTGCCGCGCCCAGACGGGCGGCCGCTTCATGCTGTTCGGCCATGCCGACCATGCGGGCGACCAGTTCCACCAATTTGCCGCGATATTGCGGTTTCATGTGCTGGCCGGGGGGAATATCCGCTTCCACCAGCCATTCCATCGGCAGGTAGCAACGGCCGGCGGCATCGTCTTCCCACACATCGCGGGCGATATTGTTGAGCTGGAAGGCAAGGCCGAGATCGCAGGCCCGGTCCAGCGTGTCCTGGTCATCCGCCGGAACGCCCATCACCTGCGCCATCATCACGCCCACCGCGCCGGCCACGTGATAGCAATAGCGCATCATGTCCAGTTCGCTGCGCGGGCGCCAGCCGGCGGCATCCAGGGCGAAACCTTCGATCACGTCGTCGGTCATGTCCTGGGTCAGCCCGGCTTCCATCGCCACCTGGCCCAGCGCATCGAAGGCGAGTTCGGCGGTCGGCTGGCCATCCAGCGCGCGGCGGGTAAGGACGCGGATCGCCTCTATCCGGTCTTTGGCGTCCGCTTCGTCCAGCTTCAGTTCGCCGCCATGATCCTGCCCGTCGGCAATATCGTCACACCGGCGGCACCAGGCATAGAGCAGCCACGCCTTTTCACGCGTGTGCCGATCGAACAACCGGCTGGCCATGGCAAAGCTCTTGCTGCCCTTTTCGATCGATTCCCGCGCCCGGCGGACCAGTGCCTCACGCGATCGACCGCCGCCAATCTGGCGGGGCGTGGATCGCAGGATTCGGGAGGGTGCCAAAAGGCGCGGTCGCGGCATTGCCCTGTTACAGATCCTCCGCCTTCATTTCGAAAATCGTCCGATGGGGCACGTATTCGGCCATCTTTTCCAGTAACGGGCCCAACGCCTGATCGTCGATGATGATCCCGCGATGCGCCTCGCGCACGAAGCCGACTTCAGCCATGTGGCGATTGAATTCGATCAGCTTGTCGTAAAAGCCGAAGGCGTTCAGCAGGCCGACCGGCTTGGAATGATAGCCAAGCTGGGCCCAGCTGACCGCTTCCCACAATTCGTCCATCGTCCCCACGCCGCCGGGGATGGTGAGGAACCCGTCCGAAAGATCGGTAAAGGCCTGTTTGCGCTGGTGCATGTTCTTGACGACATGCAGTTCGGTGCAGTCGGTATTGGCCACTTCACCGCCCACCAGCGCTTCGGGGATGATGCCTATCACTTCGCCGCCGCTTTCCAGCGCGCCCTTGGCCACGGCGCCCATCAGGCCCAGCCTGCCGCCGCCATAGACCACGCCGATGCCGCGCCGCGCCAGTGTTTCCCCGACCATATAGGCCAGTTCCATATAGCGTGGATCGCCGGGAGTGGCCGATCCGCAATAAATGGCGATACGCTTCACTGATTCATATCCTCAAGCATCAATCCGGCCGTGGCCTTGGCACTGCCGACCACGCCGGGAATGCCGGCGCCGGGATGGGTGCCCGCACCGACCAGGTAGAAATTTCTGAACACATCGTCACGATTATGCCCGCGGAAGAAGGCGCTTTGCGTCAGCACCGGCTCCAGGCTGAAGGCGCTGCCCAGATGGGCGCCCAGATCATGCGCGAAATCGCGCGGTGTGTAATGGAAACTGGTCAGCACCCGGTCGTGAATATCGGGGATCAGCCGCCGGCCGACTTCGTCCAGCACCCGCTTTTCCAGCACGGGGCCGAGTGTTTTCCAATCCACCGCCAGCTTGCCCATATGGGCCACCGGGACCAGCGCATAGAAGGTGCTCTTGCCTTCCGGCGCCATGGATGGATCCGTCACCGTCGGGTGGTGGAGATAGATCGAGAAATCCTGCGGCAGCACGCCATTGACGTAAATATCGTCCAGCAGGCCCTTATAGCGCGGGCCGAACAGGATCATGTGATGGGGGATGCCCGGCCAGTTCCCCTCGATCCCGAAATGGACGACGAACAGGGAGGGGCTGAATTTCTTCTGCGTCAGCTTGCGGCCATAAGTGCTGCCGCGCTGCGTCTGGCCCAGCAATTCGCGATAGGTGTGCACGATGTCGCCATTGCTGGCGACTGCATCGAATGCCATGCGCCAGCCGCTGGCGGTTTCCACCTCGGTCGCGCGGTTGCCCAGCGTGTGGACCTTCACCGCCGGATCGGCCAGCCGGATGGTGCCGCCCAGCCTTTCAAAATGGCGCACCATGCCCGCCACCAGCCGGTTGGTTCCGCCACGCGCCCACCACACGCCGCCATCCTTTTCCAGCTTGTGGATCAGGGCATAGATCGAACTGGTGGTCATCGGATTGCCGCCGACCAGCAAGGTATGGAAACTCAGCGCTTCGCGCAGCTTCTCGTTGCGGACATATTTGCTGACCATGCCATAGACGGAACGCCAGGCCTGCTGCTTGGCCAGCGCCGGGGCCGCCTTGATCATGCTCTTGAAGTCAAGGAAGGGGACCGTGCCCAGCTTCACATAGCCTTCTTCGAAAACGGCGGCGGAATAGTTGAGGAAGGCTTCGTATCCGGCGATATCGCCGGGATCGAGCTTGGCGATCTGGTTGCGCAGATCCCGTTCGTCATTCGAATAATCGAAATTCGTGCCGTCCGGCCAGTTCAGGCGATAGAAGGGGAAGACCGGCATCAGTTCGACATCTTCGGCGATGTCGTGGCCGGTCAATTGCCACAATTCCTTCAGGCAATCGGGATCGGTGATCACCGTGGGCCCGGCATCGAATGTGAAGCCGTCCCTTTCCCAGAAATAGGCGCGGCCGCCGGGCTTGTCGCGCGCTTCGACAATGGTGGTTGCCACGCCCGCCGATTGCAGGCGGATGGCCAGCGCCAGCCCGCCAAAGCCGGACCCGATCACGCAGGCCCGCTTTCCGGTCGATCCCTTGTCATTCATCATGCTGGCTCCTGCAGGGCGGGGCGCGACGTGGCGAGGGCGCGCAGCGCCCCGGCAATCGGCACGGGTGGTTTCCCGCATAAAATGCGCATCCGGTCCGCCCTTGTGGAGCGGGCGGCATAGAATCTTTCAATCAGCGGTTCCGGCAGACGATAGAATCGCTGGAACACGCGGTATCTTTCCTCGGGCTTGGCGGCGCCGAACAACATGCCGCCAAGCTGGCGATAGAAACGTGTCGCCCGCCAGTGGGCGCGGGCACGATCTTCCAGCATCGCGCTCATCTCTTCTCCGGGAAGGTCTGCCCCGGCCACGATGGCGAGGGCAGTCTGTGCTGCAAAAGGCAGCGTATAGCTGGTCAACGGATGGACGAAACCTCCCTTCGCCCCCGCCATGCCGACGCCGGGAACACGCTGGCTGGCCTGCCATGCCCCGAAATCGCCCCCGGTAATGACTGGCAGCACCCCGGTTTCGGAAGAGATCGTTTCCCCCACCCAGCCATGGGCCCTGGCATATTCATCGAGCCGGGCGGAAAGCGCCCCCCGGTCCAGCAGCGGGCCATCCTGGTAATAGGTATCTTCCAGGAACAGTTCGTTCGTGCCGGTGGGCAGGACATAGAGGAAGCGATAGCCGCCATGCTGCGCGACGCGGGCATCCATGATGATTGGACGGTGGACGCCGTGCATTTCCGCCATTCGCAGGTGGCGGCCCATGAACACTTGCCACCCGCCCGAAAGATGCGCGGTCGGCGTGAACCCCCGGCAATCTATCACCGTGCGGGCCGTGATCCGTACCCCGCTTTCCAGTGTGACGCCGCCCGCATCGAGAGTGGCGACAACGGCATTCACCCGCAGCGTTCCCGGCGCCAGTTCACGTTGCAGCGCATAGGCGAAATCGAGCGAGGTCAGCGAACGATAGGACGTTGCCAGATGCCGTTCATGCGCGGGGAATCGAACGTCATATCCGCCTTCCCAGCGCGATTTGCGGAACGGGTTCATCAGATCGCGCGCGGCCGGGGAAAGGTCGCTGGCGAACCAGCTCCAGCGGTGGTTGCCGCCCGGCACGGTGCCGGCTTCCAGCAGCCTTACCGAAACATCCGGGCGCAGGCGCGCCAGCGCCAGGGCAATCAGCCCCCCGGCCAGCCCGCCACCCGCAATGGCAATGTCGCAGTCGCGCCCGTTCATGCATTCCGCTCTAGCGGTTGATGGGCGCGGCGCAATGCCATGCTTGCGCTGTTGCCGGATGTCGGCAAGACAATGACTTATATGACGCGACTTCTGCCGCACCGATCCGCCCTGATTGCCACGCTGGCCATTTTCCTGGGGGCGGTGGCGGTGCTGTTCGCCATGGGCAGGCCGCCCATCTGCACTTGCGGCCATGTGGCGCTGTGGCACGGCACGGTGCAATCGGCGGGCAACAGCCAGCATATTACCGATTGGTATTCGCCCAGCCACTTCACCCACGGGTTGATCATGTATTTCGCTTCATGGCTGCTGTGGAGCCGCTGGCGCCTGTTCGGCGGCAGGCCCGCGCGCTGGGCCATGCCGATCGCGGTGTTGGTGGAGGCAGCATGGGAAGTGCTGGAGAACACGCCCATGATAATCGACCGCTATCGCGAAGTTACGATCAGCTGGGGCTATGTGGGTGACAGTATCGTCAATTCCGCCGCCGATATCGGTTGGATGGCAGCAGGCTTCCTATATGCGGCGAAATTGCCGTGGAAGGCCAGCCTGGCCACCGGCATCGCACTGGAATTATTCACTGCCTGGATGATCCGGGACAATCTGGCGCTGAACGTGCTGATGCTGGTCTGGCCGCTGGAGGCCGTGCGCCAGTGGCAGGCGATGGGCTGAGATGGGCCGTGGGAGGGGGGAACTCCCCTTCCGACCATTAGTTCAGCAATAAATGGAAACACGGGGTACCGCATGAAAAATATCGTAGCCGCAATGGGCGGCGCAGTCCTGCTGGCCGCCGCGCCGGCCCATGGCCAGAGCGTTGGCGGAGCCGGGGGCGAGGGCGGCGAAAGCGCC
Proteins encoded in this window:
- a CDS encoding phytoene desaturase, whose translation is MMNDKGSTGKRACVIGSGFGGLALAIRLQSAGVATTIVEARDKPGGRAYFWERDGFTFDAGPTVITDPDCLKELWQLTGHDIAEDVELMPVFPFYRLNWPDGTNFDYSNDERDLRNQIAKLDPGDIAGYEAFLNYSAAVFEEGYVKLGTVPFLDFKSMIKAAPALAKQQAWRSVYGMVSKYVRNEKLREALSFHTLLVGGNPMTTSSIYALIHKLEKDGGVWWARGGTNRLVAGMVRHFERLGGTIRLADPAVKVHTLGNRATEVETASGWRMAFDAVASNGDIVHTYRELLGQTQRGSTYGRKLTQKKFSPSLFVVHFGIEGNWPGIPHHMILFGPRYKGLLDDIYVNGVLPQDFSIYLHHPTVTDPSMAPEGKSTFYALVPVAHMGKLAVDWKTLGPVLEKRVLDEVGRRLIPDIHDRVLTSFHYTPRDFAHDLGAHLGSAFSLEPVLTQSAFFRGHNRDDVFRNFYLVGAGTHPGAGIPGVVGSAKATAGLMLEDMNQ
- a CDS encoding DUF2585 domain-containing protein, which codes for MTRLLPHRSALIATLAIFLGAVAVLFAMGRPPICTCGHVALWHGTVQSAGNSQHITDWYSPSHFTHGLIMYFASWLLWSRWRLFGGRPARWAMPIAVLVEAAWEVLENTPMIIDRYREVTISWGYVGDSIVNSAADIGWMAAGFLYAAKLPWKASLATGIALELFTAWMIRDNLALNVLMLVWPLEAVRQWQAMG
- a CDS encoding TIGR00730 family Rossman fold protein produces the protein MKRIAIYCGSATPGDPRYMELAYMVGETLARRGIGVVYGGGRLGLMGAVAKGALESGGEVIGIIPEALVGGEVANTDCTELHVVKNMHQRKQAFTDLSDGFLTIPGGVGTMDELWEAVSWAQLGYHSKPVGLLNAFGFYDKLIEFNRHMAEVGFVREAHRGIIIDDQALGPLLEKMAEYVPHRTIFEMKAEDL
- a CDS encoding phytoene/squalene synthase family protein, giving the protein MPRPRLLAPSRILRSTPRQIGGGRSREALVRRARESIEKGSKSFAMASRLFDRHTREKAWLLYAWCRRCDDIADGQDHGGELKLDEADAKDRIEAIRVLTRRALDGQPTAELAFDALGQVAMEAGLTQDMTDDVIEGFALDAAGWRPRSELDMMRYCYHVAGAVGVMMAQVMGVPADDQDTLDRACDLGLAFQLNNIARDVWEDDAAGRCYLPMEWLVEADIPPGQHMKPQYRGKLVELVARMVGMAEQHEAAARLGAARLGFRQRWAILSAANIYGAIGREVRARGAAAWDHRVHISKTAKLRHVARAFREALRKPPEPEQMPRWTRGEILVAVRMAGPVAPIPMTPLPDDF
- the crtY gene encoding lycopene beta-cyclase CrtY: MNGRDCDIAIAGGGLAGGLIALALARLRPDVSVRLLEAGTVPGGNHRWSWFASDLSPAARDLMNPFRKSRWEGGYDVRFPAHERHLATSYRSLTSLDFAYALQRELAPGTLRVNAVVATLDAGGVTLESGVRITARTVIDCRGFTPTAHLSGGWQVFMGRHLRMAEMHGVHRPIIMDARVAQHGGYRFLYVLPTGTNELFLEDTYYQDGPLLDRGALSARLDEYARAHGWVGETISSETGVLPVITGGDFGAWQASQRVPGVGMAGAKGGFVHPLTSYTLPFAAQTALAIVAGADLPGEEMSAMLEDRARAHWRATRFYRQLGGMLFGAAKPEERYRVFQRFYRLPEPLIERFYAARSTRADRMRILCGKPPVPIAGALRALATSRPALQEPA